In Rhodoferax sediminis, the sequence CTCGCGCCTGACCATCGCGCGGCGGTCTGGCTTGGCCGCCGGCAGGTTGGGCATCCGCAGACGGTAGTCCGCCACTACAGGCGGTGGAGAGAGCAGCCTGCCAGTGATGGGCTGACCCTGGTCAGCCAGGCGGCACGCGCTGGCGACAGCGTCCGCCAAGACATCTTCGAGCCGCTCCGAGGCCTTGAGGCGATAGCCGAGATAGGCCAGCGCCCGCTGTGTCGCAGAGTCGATGACGCGGTCCATTCGCTCCAGGAACTTCTCAACGTCCAGTAGACGCTGGAACCTCGAAACGTCACGAGCCAGCATGTCCTCAACCGCCTCATGGCGAGCACCGGGCAGCGCGCGGTAGCCAGTCAACAGCTGCTCGCGGGCCGGCTCCGTGGTCGCGATCGCATCGACCAGCTCGATGATTTCAAAGCGCAGCATCAGTGGATGGTTCTCCGTGCGCATCTGGCGGAAGTCACGAACATAGAGTTCTTCGATGTGCTCACTGAAGAAGCGCCTCACGAAGACAGGCGTGGCCTGCTCCTGCGTCAGATCGCGAATGAGGTCCCTCACCCTCAAGGTAGTTGCGTTCAGGCTGTTGATCAGTCGCGAGCAAGACTGGGCAGCTGTCTGAAAGCCGGCTGCCTGTTCCTTTGGATTGGACTGCGCTGCCTTGAGCTGGTTGTAGATCATCTGGATGCTGCCGCCGACCAATTGCGGGCCGTCGAGCGCAAACTGCTCCAGGGCATCGAAGAATCGGGCCACCACTGGGCGCATGCTGACAAAGACCCGCAGCCCAACCCGGTCCTCGATCAGCCAACCGGTTTCAACCAGCCGCGCCAGCCATTGGTTGGCCTGCACGTTGATCGGTGTCGCCGCAGCCTCCGCGTTCTCCTCCTCCCATTGCTCGTCAAGCAAGAAGCGTTCGATCTCCTTCGTCACCTGCTCGTGCAGATAGCCTTCGGCATACGGCGGCACACAGTCCGCACCGAAAAAGCGCTCCGACAACCGTATCAGCAGCTCCCAGGCCCGGCGGTTGTAGCGGCCGGTTAGCGGGCCAAAGAGCGCATTGGGCAGGCGATCGAATAAGTTCATGACAATTTATACTCTAAGCTAAATTAGCTTGCAAGCTAATTTTGTAGTATGCTTCGGCCATCGCAATTCGATCCATCGGTTCCGTGTCCCACCTGACCAATCTCGAAACCGTACTGACCTGGGAAGGCGCGATCGACAACGAGCGCATTCGACAGTTGTTGGACGTCAAAGCCGTGTGGGCAAGCCGCCTTTTGGGCGAACTGGTCAAGCGGATGGGACGCCGCGCCCGACGCGCATCGGCTCATGCCCCACTCGAATTCGCAGATCCGCATTCCGCGAGACGCTCGCCCGACGAATACTTGCGGATCGTGAGCACGCACCAGGACCGCCTGATCGGAGGATTCGTAGAGGATGCCCGCGTCGATCTCTCTGCGGTAGCCCCACAATTGTTTTCGACTCTGTTTCGCGCCGTCAAGCAGCAGGCCGGCGTCCAAATCGTCTACCGGTCCATGTCCTCGCCGGCGGGCTCGGAACGGATCATCTTTCCCCACGCATTCGTGCGCGCACCCCGGCGCTGGCATGTGCGCGCTTGGTGCGCAAAGCGCCTGGGCTATCGCGACTTCACACTGGGTCGCATGGCGTCAGCCGAACTTCTGGATACCCCGAACTCGAATCCGCGAGAGGGCGACGCGGAGTGGTTGCGCATGCTGGAGCTCGTGATCGTTGCCCACCCTGCCCTGTCCATCTCACAGCAAGAGATGATCGCCCATGAGTACTTTCCTGGCGCCCGGGCCATGCGCCTGCGGGTGCGCGAATGTCTGGCCTCGTATGCCATCCAGGACTTGCGTCTCGCATTGGACGCATCCAGGCAGGGGCCGCCGGACTACCAATTACTGGTCAGCAATGCGGCGAAGCTCCCTCCATTGTTCGGCCAGAAGGGAAATTTGACATGACCAGACGAGCGCCCGTCTGCCGGTATGCTGGACGCCAGTCCTGTGCCATTCAAATGCATTTCGCTCGCTATCAATCGTCAACGACACCATGCCTCATGACGGCATTCCGCCCCTCACCAACGGCTGCCTGTATGTCGCAAAGCAGCACGGCGATGAGCATTGGAAGCCTGTGGCCGTGAGCATCAAGCCTCCGCTACCGACAGACGGGGAACAGATTCCACGTGGGGCGTGAGACGAACGGACGATGAGCAACCTATTCGACGTTGATGGCGCCAATCTTGATCTCGGGTTCGAGAACCTGAAGGCCGCTGAGTCTCCTATCGAGCAGCAGCTTCGCGCCATGCTGCAGGAGATGTGGTCGCGCTACGAGCCTTATGCCGATTCCGATTTCCGGCATGGCTTTGCGCGCGACGTCGATGGCCGCTTCTGGGAGATGTACTTGGGTTGCACGCTGCTCGAAGCCGGATGCACCTTGCTTCCCGTTGTCGAACGCGAACGCGATGGCGGGCAACCCGATCTGTGCGTCCTCGAAGACGGCCGTCGGATCTGGATCGAGGCCATCACCCCGGACGAAGGTGCTCCAGGGCCAGACCAGATCGTGCGGCCCGTTCCGATCAACGAAGGCGGGAGTCTTGTCGCCGCACCAATCAGGCAAGCGCAGCTTCGAACCTCCAGCGCTTTCTGGACCAAGGCACAGAAGATTGGACGCTACATCGAACAAGGCGTGATCGCGCCGGAGGACCCGCGCATCATCGCGATCAGCGCTAGCCGATTCGGCGTCTACGTCGCCGAGCAGCCATTACCGCTCATCATGACGACGCTGTTTCCGATCGGGGATGCCTACGTCACCATCGACCGAGAGACTGGCGGCGTTCTTGAAGAAAGCTTTCACGCCGCGCCATTAATCCAGCGTGAGCGCAATCCGATCCCGCGCACCGCATTTCTTAATGAGCGCTTTGCGCACATATCGGGCGTGATCTGGTCGCGGATTGGTATCGGCAACCTGTCGCGCCAGGTCCGTCCCATCACCTATGTCCACAATCCCCTGGCACAGACTCCGCTGTCGCCGAATTGGGGAGTCTGGGATCGCGAGTTCGTGACGAACCGGCGCGGCGACGAATGGGAGGCCAACGACATCCTCGCCGAGGCGACCGCGGTGGAGGCACCATGACAATCCGGCCGTCCCCACCCACTTGTCCGCCGTACGTCAAGAGGGTCGACCATGGTAGTGGGCATTGAGCAGCGCTTGATCGCGCCGATCGCCGCACTGATCATCCATGCGATGACCCCGACACACGCGCACCGGGGGAACCGGCAATATCCGCCGATCGCTGAGCGGATAACGGCCATGATTGGCGACTACAGTGTCCCGGGAGGTTCATCCTTTTGGCTTGTCACGGCCTGCCTCCTGACCGCACTCATGCGGCAAGAGAACCGCCCACTTAACATCATCGCGTCCTCAAACCAGGAGATGGTCGAGATCCTGCTCGACCGGCTCCGTTAAAACCGCAAGGAGCGCGACGTGCCAGTCTATTTCATTGGCGAAGATGAAAATGGATGCTCCCCGATCAAGATTGGGGTCGCGAAGAATATAGAGGTGCGCAAGCGCAACCTTCAGACCGGTAATCCTCTGGAACTGCGTTTGCTCGGTTGGATCGACACTGTCGACTCGTTCCAGCTTGAGCGGCACCTCCACCATCACTTTGAGGCGACCCGTGTACGGGGAGAGTGGTTCGCCATTGAGCCGGCGGACATCCTGCTCATTCTCATGCGCGCCGGCCGCGATGGGTTTGTCGCCAAGAATGCTGACGCCTTCCAGATCGTCGGCTATGACCGTGACGCAGTCCCCGAGTATCTCGGCGTATGGGAATGGGGAGACCTTGAAATCGACGAATGCTGTCCCTTCTGCGGGTGCTTTTGCGGCATGCATTTTCAGGAGGCATCGCAGATGTACCACTGCCTCAACTGTGACACGCTGAGCGACTTTTCGGAGCTCGATCCGCGTAACGAAGAACCGGAGGACTGAGCCATGAATGACAACGGACAGAGTGCAAGCGAGCTATGGCTGGAAGGGCGCGCGCCTGGCTTTCGGGATCTTCCTGATCCAGACCGCCGCGTCATCTTTGACTTCGCCTTTCTCTGGAGTCTTTTCGAAGCGCAGATCATGGGCAATTTCGCTCGTGCCGACCGCATCCGGGAACAGGTCGATCGCTGGGCGGCAGACGGTACGCTTGAGGCAGATCTCTACGACGCGGAGCTTGCCTACTTTCGGAACCGTTACTTCGCCGATGGGGCATTGACCCATCACTTCTCTTTCCTCAATCTTCGCCCCTCAGACCACCCTGATCTCGTCCAAGCTGTCATCAAGGGCACGAATGGCGACCCACGCGACCGGGTGCTGGGTCTGCTGATGATCGTCTGGCGCCTGCGCAACAATCTCTCCACGGCGCGAAATGGGCCTACGAGCTTCGCGGCCAGCGGGACAATTTCACGCACGCGAACAGCGTCTTGATGCGAATGCTGGACCGCCATGGCCAGCTCGACTAGTGGCGAAAATCCACCGGCCTATTTTTTTTGTTTCCTTGCAATCTTTCGTGCTGGCGCGGCAGAGTCCGTCGCGCCCTTTGCACTCGCACTGATCGCACTGGGCAGGTATCTCCGCCCCGGCACCTTCACGACGACGACATGCCGCGGTTCCGCCTCGTCTTTCCTGAGCACGGAGCGACACTCCACAAGGGATCGAATATGCGGGGTGCCTTGGCGCTTCGCCTCGGTTAGGTCAAGTACCAGCAGGAACCCCAGTCGGATACTGACGTTCTGATAATCGGTGGTTTGCCCCGCGTAGCTTTTCGCCAAGAAGTCGAACGATGCGTCCTGCGTTTCGCGCTTGACCTCAACTACGATCCGCTCACCAGTCGTTTTGAGCGCCACGTCCGCGCGACCGCCGCCAAGATTCGTTGCCTCGATCTCTCCGGCAGCAGCTTGGGTGGACAACCAACGAAAGTAGTCCTCCTGCAGGGCGCTTTCCGGCGGCACCGTGCCATCCGTGGTTTCAAAGAGATAGGCCACTGAAGGATCATCCTTTCTGGTCACTTCAAGTCGGTTCTTCAGAAACCTTACCGTCCATAGCAGTACGGTGTCGAACAACTTGGCGCCACGAATGTTGTCACGGTGATCTGGATGGCTCTCAACTGCCGATCGGCAATGGTCAAAGATATCAATCTCTGCCCCGCTCAGATTCTCCATACTCGAAGCGAATGCGTTGGCGATGACCTCCCTTACTCTCCGTTCAGTATCTTCACTGCAGCGGGCTTGTGAGAGTACGGCAGCAACCGGCGCCCAAACGGCGGCTGCCTCAATGGGGTTCCGCGAGATTTCGGCGCGATTCGGTATAGCGCGTTCGATGCCCTCTAGGATGGCATTGGCCTCCGGAACCAATTCGTGCTCGCGGTTCTGCACGAGCCAGCGCTTCAAAAGATAGGCCTGCCCTTCGCGTCCGCTGATAGAGGACTCTATTCTTGGCCGGACCAAAGTCTCGAGGTGCCCGTCGCGATTTCGCTTGAGGATCGTTCGTCCCGCACTGTACGCGGCTAAAACTTGACTCTCGATGACGACCTTGGGTTCCCACCAGCTAACTTCGTCTAGACTTTCGGCAAGGGATGCCAAGGTGTTCGCGAGATCGTTCCAGCAAGCAGCTTGCAGGTGGCGTGCACCAAGCCAAGCTGGCGCACTGGCATCCGTATGCCAAGCGAGCAATTCAAAGGCGGCCTTGTGAATTAAAGCGCTGCGTCGATTCAGTTCGAGCTTGCTCTTGTGCGCCTCGAAGTCCGTCAGCAGATCAAGGCATTCACCATAGAGCACGGCCTCTGGCGCAGTCTCTCGCGTTGCCTCGGCCTTCTTGAACCAGAGTAACGCGTCTCTGAATAGGGAGTCCGCTACGTCTCGACGAGACTCATCCAGCGCGGAGGTCAACCCCGCCATCCCCATTTCAAAGCTTGCGTCATATGCGGCCTCCTCACATTCTGCAAGGCCTTGCAGGATGCCAAGCAGTTCTCCCTCCCGCCAGTGCGAATGCGCGACACCCATAATCTTCGCTGCGTAGCGGAGAAAAATCGGTTCGTCGGACGCCTTGATACCAAGCAGGACGTCAAGGAGGCGAAACTGCATCCGGCGAGTGGACGCAGCCAAGCGGAAGGCACCGTCGAGAGCGATCGCACGAGCGTACCCTGAGATGCGCCCTGACAAGTCGGTCGCCTTGTGTAGAAAGGCCATGAAAACATCTTCAACAGCAGTCTCCCGCAACTCCCCACAGGCAACAGTGGCATCGACCATCTCGATCAGTACGATGTCGTTAGTCGCCCCGCGCACCAGACACCCAATGGTTTCCTTCCACAGATGCGCATCATCCCCAAGAGCTTCGCTCGGCGTGCGGAGCAGCGCCAACAGAATCTCGCCCGCCAGCGGCGACGTCGCCAGCGACGAGGCGGCCTTGGCAATTGCATCAAGCCCACCAAGATCATCTACACGCGGTGTTTTGCCTTGGACCAACAACGCCTGCAGAGCTTTCTCCAGCGGGTGTAACTGGGCATCTGCAAGATCGCTCACCACAGATAACCTCCATCGGAGGCTTCCTTGCGACAGTTGGGAGGGATGAATTCGCTCATTGCCGTGGAAGTGATGCCTGCAACGAATATCTGAAGGTGTGGAAGTTCTTCTCTCACCACCTTCAGGCCTGAAAGTAGACCGCGGAGATCTTCTGGAGCAACTTCCTGGGCAGCGGGTGAATCAATCATGATCAGACCGGGATGTCTTCCAATGCCGCGGCGCTCACCCACCTGAATCATGGCAAGCACCGTAGCGACCTTGAGACGCAGGCGCTCACCCTTCGTCACCTTGCTAAAAGAAGTGTCGGCGCCTCCCTTTACGAGCAAGAGGTTCGCATTTCCACGAAGCTGCGCCTTCGACAGGCTGTGCATTCCAAAGCTCTGGGCATAGTGCAGGAGGCTGGTTGACACCTCCTCGAGGAATTCGTCGCGAACTGCTTTGGATCGCGACTCGGTCTCACTAACGATTGCCTTCAGTACTGTTGGCTCATCATCCGCCGCTTCACTGAAGCCAGGGTCGAACCTGGCTTCTTCCAGACGCCCTTCAAGCATTGCAACTTCGTTCAGCAGCAGCTTTCGGGCATCGAACGCCCCCAGCTGCTCCGTCAATTCTTGAGTCTTGGATTGGATGCCTTCCAAGTCCGTCTGCAATGTCAAAAGGCTCTCTTCGGCCTGCTTTCGATTCTTCTCGGCTTTGTCGAAGGCCGCCTTCGATGCCTTAACGCTTGACTCAAGCCCCGCTTTCAGGAGGTCGGCGTCTTCGCTGCTCGCGATGCTCTCGCCACACACTGAACACGAATGGCTCAGTGTCTCCTTCTTCTTTCTCTCCTTGTCGATTTCATGATCGCAACGCGGGCAGCATGTCGGGTCAAGCATGCGGAAGATTGACCCAGCAGCTGTGGAGTCCTTGTGCGCCTGAAGCTCCCTGCGATCCTGCAGATAGGCTGCACTTGCTTGCTGCTCAGCAGCCGCTTCCCGAGATGCCCGCTCTTGCATCGCCTTCTCACGACGCTTTGCTTCTGCATACTTGCCACTGAGCAGCGAGAGTTCGACTTGAATAGCCTCGTCCGAAGGAAGCGCAGCCAGGCTTGCTCGCTTCTCGGAGAGCTGTGCCTCAATTTCACCGACACGCGTCTGTTTCGCACGCGCAGATTGACCTCGCCGACGGGCCTCTAGGTTGTTGCCAGAATCGACCAATTTCTGTGCCGCCAGAGCCGACGCATGGGTGGAGACCCAAGGCACACCGAGATACATCTGCATGAGCCGTGCCTGCGTTCCCGTGGTGAAGGGCAGATCGCCCAGCACGACGTCATAGTTGGTGCCAATGAACATCGCGCCGGACAGAGCTGGCCAGCCATGCACGACGGTTTGGCCGCTCTTGTCTTCCGAATCACTTTCTCGCCAGGTTGCGATGCTCTCCATAGAGAACGCTCGCAAAAAGAAGTCGGACATCACCATCTCAAACTGCTTCTCGCTGCTGAACGTGGCGATTACCGTGGCGTTGGCTGTTGCCGATGTTCGCCGGCTCAGCGCTCCTTTGGCCCCATCCCGACAATCCACCTGAACCTGATACTCAAGGCCATCCAGATCGAGGCGCAGGCAGGCGTTATGTATCCAGGCTCTCACGTCATCCTGCAGATTCGGCGATGGCCTTCCCCTCATCAGCCAGCGTACAACCTCGATGATTGACGACTTACCGCGCAGATTGCGATCAGTCATCATCCCCCACAACCCTTCGCTGAGCTCCTTCCATTCGAACGTATAAGAGCCTTCGTCCACTACCTCGCGTTTCACGCCACCGAAGGAAATGCTCAAGAGTTTCAGCCTTCGCGGAGCCGGTAGTACTGGCGTTGGAACTATATGTCGCGCTGTCAAAACCTGCTCAACACGAGCCACGTCGACGTTCGCCTTGCTTGCGATGGCCTCCAGCCATTCCATGCTCTCTTTTGCCATGTCCCCTCCTTTAGGCAGTTTGCTTGAGTTGAGCAAGTCTCTTCTGCACCTGCGGTCCGATTGGTGGAATGATTCCGCCAAGCTGAGTCTCGGCGTAAGTCGCTTGCTCGTATTGCTTTTCTTTCAGGGCACCACCACCACGAGTGCCCGCAATGTCTGCGACCAATGCTGCCCGATCTGCATACCACCCGAGAACAGGCTCCTGACTAACGGCCGTCGAACACACTCCAACTCCCTGGACCGTAAGGACGAAGTCGGTTTCGTGAACCTTTATTTTTCCCTTGGTCCCCGTGATCCGCACGAGGTCGCGCGATCGTAGCAATGACAGCGCATCATCGAGTCGTTCATACGCCCCAAACAGGTAGCGAATCATCGGGATGCGCCGCAGATCCGGCTCGTCGCTTTCGAATATCGCCTCGGCGGCGAGGCGGTGGCCAGCATTGCCGGTCGTTTCAAAAGAGTCCAACAGCTCACTTGCTAGGTAGTCTGGGTTGCGCATCCAAAAATCGAAGGCATGCAATCGCGCTTCGCCTCTAAAGATTTTGGCGACTGTCGCGTCGTCTGGATCGCTCAGCGGCACGCCGCCCGCGGTCAAAATGAAGAGTATGCGCATCGCATCACGGTGTGGGCTACGGCCACTCATGCTCACTCCTTCTTCCTCAGCATCAACTGGATCATCGCGAACAGACGATAAAACAGGTAATCGATCTGGTCCACATCGATGACAGGCACTTGGGAAACCTCGGAATGGCGAATCAGATAGCTGTTACCGATGGAGGTCAGCTCCAGTGCTTCCGCTTCCAACCTGGCCCTCAAAGTCGATTCCGATGCCGCAGCGTCCAGAATGATCTTGACCGACCGCTTCTTGTCACCAGGGTCAGCAAGAGATTTGAGCCTTTCCCACGCGTCCCACAAACGCTCCAGCGCCTCGCGTCGAACGAGAGGACTGCGATCAGAAAATTTCACGCGGCACTCGTCCAGCATGTTGTCGAGAGTACGATCTCCGGTGTCGAACGCTGTTCGTCTCAGTTCGTCACCCAGAACCAGCGGCAGAACTCGAACAATGCGTCCTGTCCCAAGCATCTCAAAGGCTAGGCCGTTGCGCGCGAAAATGCGATTGATGGTCGCCCGAAACTCGTCTTGTCCGGCTTGCTGGTCGAAACTCAGGTGATGGTGACTGAAGAAGTCGTGGTACTTGCCGGGAATTGGCTTCGCCAAGGCGGCATACACGAACTCAATGAAGTCAAGAACCAACAACGTGTCCGGCGCAAAGGGCTCTCGTTGAGAGAAAAGCCCCTCCGCTACTTCACGAGTGGTTTCAAGCGGCCATGCCAGGCCTGGCATCTCCGCGACCACAGCCGCAGCCAGTGAGTCGGAATCGCACCCGCAAATAGCTTGCCCATCTGGGCATCGTTCGGGGAACCGAAGTCCGAAGGCACCGCTGTTGATCAACCCCTGCACCGAGGCGGCCAAGCCGGCCCAAACCGCAGGTGAGATCGATTGGTCGGTTCGCGCCTTTGGGCCGTTCTCCCGGTCGCTAAAGTAGTCCGTCATCAGCGCACCGCCTTGTGATCGATTGACACGGCTATTTCCGGGTCGTTGAAGAACCATTCGCGATCGGTTGGCAGCGCATGGACGGTTTCCGACAACCCGCTCATTAGCTCGCCTCCCGAACGGACGTAATCAGAGGTGATTCGTCCTCGTCGTAAGTCAGATGAACCTGAGTTTTGGCGCGCGTCACGCCAACGTAGAAAAGTCGAGCTGCTTCTTCCAACTGCTCGTCGGTCTTGTCGTAGCCGCTGGGGAACACACCGTTCTCCAGCCCGACCATGATGACGGCCTGGAACTCCAGCCCCTTCGAGCTGTGTAATGTCATCAGATTGATCTGGTCCGGACTCTTGCCCTGATTCCCGAAAATCTCTACCGTGAATGCCCGCAAGGGCCCGCCCGCGGCCGCCGCCTCCATCAGGTCGTCCAGGTTGTCTTCCTCATCGGCGAGACCAGGCTCCTCTCGGAGCAGTTCATCCAACGCTTCGCGACGCAATACCGAGAGCCATCGATGCAGGGGCTGCGCACCGTCCCGTAGTGAGAACAAGGCCGAGATCAACTGCTTGCGTGCGGCCAGCAGTTCGGATTCACGCGTGACAGAGCGACGCAACCGTCGCCAGGCTTTGAGCAGTTGCGAAAGAGGCACCGACCCTGTCTGCCAGCCGTCAGCACACCACCGCGCAGCATCTGTGAGCCACTCGGTCAGGCGGGTACGCTTTATCGGCGATCCATTGTCAAGCCGGAAGTACCGCAAGCCGAGGGCATCCGCCGCCTGCGCAATCGGTGTCCCCTCGTTGAGCGTGCGGTACAGCAGCGCTATGTCCCCGTGAGTCCAAGACGGATTTGCCGCGAGGAGCGCCGGCACCAGCGTCCCAAGCGCGTAGTCCGCCTGTTCGCGGATATTGCACTCCAAACGGTGAATAAGGATTTCGCCCGCCCGCCCATCATGAGAACGAAACTCAGCGGGTTCCGGCAAAAGCGCCATGGAAGCAGCGATGATGCGGTCCGCGCAACGATAGTTCAGCTTGAGTCTGATGGATTCCATTTTCGGGAGACGGGCCAACGCTCGCAACAAGCTCGGCTTGGCGCCGGTGAATCCATAGATGGATTGATCCGGGTCTCCCACTGCAACTACCCGGGTACCCGCCCGAAGCAATGCCAACACGATGCGATGCAGTGGAAGGCCAAGATCCTGATATTCGTCGATCACGATCACCGGATACTTGGCCTGAATGGCACGTCTAACCCACTCGTGCTTCTCAACAAGTTGCAGTCCGGCAAGGACCAGGCCATCGAAGTCGATCAGGCCATTTTGCAGAAGCAATGTTTCGTAGGCCTCCACCACCGCTGTCTCACGGGCGGACCATGCACGCCACTCGTCACTACCCTTGTCCGGGACGGTGCGCCGCAGCTTGTCGCAAGCCACGCGAAACCAATTTGGCGCATTGCCCCTCAACTGCTCGCGATTGGCATCGGCAAAGAGCTTCCGCGCCTGGGCCGGCGAAGCCACAAGGAGGGGATCCGGTACGTTGAGACCTGCCAATGCCGCATAAGGCAGAACCAACTCTGTCAGGCAGAAGGAGTGCACTGTCGAGAGCAGGAGATGATCACCTTCGTTTACACCTAACTTGTTCAGCCTTGATCGCAGTTCGCCGACACAGGCATTGCTATAGGTGATGCAGGCCAGTCGACGAGGACGGTGTACATCCTCAGCAAGCACGCGGGCGATCTTGACGGTAATAGTCTTGGTCTTCCCGCTGCCGGGTCCGGCCAAGATGACGCAATTCCCTGTCGATTGGTACGCACGCCATTGATCCTCGTTCCCCCGAAAATCTTCCGCGGCTTTGAGGTACGGGGAAGCGGTGGACGTCATCCCAGCTTGGCCTTCAGATAGTCCAACGCAGATTCGATGTACTCGGGGCATACATCGACGTCCTCCTTTATCAGTACGGACGCCAGCCTTTGCGCCACTCGACCCTTGCCGATGGAGTCGATGTCCTTAAGGAATTGCGAGGGTTCCAGCGAATCAGGGTCCGCCGCAAGACTTGCAAAGCGCGCGTGCATCTTCCTGTTGGTGGTGAGGTCCTTGATGGCTGTCAGGAATTGGTCCTCTGCCCCCGTTCGGAAAACATCGATCTCAAACGTGAATTCGTTCAAGAACACACCATGTTTGGGCGCAAGCTCCATCACCTGCGCAAAGTCGCATCCCTTCCAAACGTCGTCATCCAGAATATGCTGCATGATCTGATTGACCACCCGGTTCTCGCCATAGCTGTCCGTAACGCCTGCCCCATCAGGGTCGGCGTCTTCCTGGCTCGGCACTTCGTTCTTCGGGTCGTAATCCGTCAGCACCACAAACGGGATATCGAGCCCCTTTGGCCCCAGCAATTGGACGTAAGGTGCGAAGTTGGTGCCGGCGATGGAGCAGACTGTGATGCCCATTGCATCAAAATCTAGACTCTCGTCATACAGCATGGCCAGCGTCGGCAGCAGAAACTTCTCCGCATCGCCTTCCACCAGAATGACGCCCTTCGAGAAAAACAGTTCGCCGCGCGTGACGTCGATATAGCGTTCCAGGTCCTCACGGTCGCTAGTATCAAGTTTGATGCCTTTGAGAGAGCGCCCAACGGTATGCCCTTCGCTAGCAATCTGGCGCAGGACAACCACATTGGCGAGCGGCGCCACGCTGGCCACGTTCGGCGAATGCGTTGTGAGCAGAATGCTGCGCGGCCCGGGTCCGGCTTGCTCGTCATCACGCGTTCGCAGGTAGTTCCGATAGATGAGCCGCTGTAGATGAGGATGCAGGTGGGCCTCGGGTTCCTCTATCGCCAGAAACGTGTGTTGACGCTCCCCCTCGTCCACCAGGTATTGATGTTCCAGATGCTT encodes:
- a CDS encoding Wadjet anti-phage system protein JetA family protein codes for the protein MNLFDRLPNALFGPLTGRYNRRAWELLIRLSERFFGADCVPPYAEGYLHEQVTKEIERFLLDEQWEEENAEAAATPINVQANQWLARLVETGWLIEDRVGLRVFVSMRPVVARFFDALEQFALDGPQLVGGSIQMIYNQLKAAQSNPKEQAAGFQTAAQSCSRLINSLNATTLRVRDLIRDLTQEQATPVFVRRFFSEHIEELYVRDFRQMRTENHPLMLRFEIIELVDAIATTEPAREQLLTGYRALPGARHEAVEDMLARDVSRFQRLLDVEKFLERMDRVIDSATQRALAYLGYRLKASERLEDVLADAVASACRLADQGQPITGRLLSPPPVVADYRLRMPNLPAAKPDRRAMVRREMTPRERAELMLRRAMIRHRDTTPAAIRRYVQAHVPLGSEIEGAHLPVYGVDDAVAVLVLMRLAAIGRVNPRALRANPLLRNLDFEAVMDEGGRVSTELFELPGFKVRRRSTNAA
- a CDS encoding WYL domain-containing protein, giving the protein MSHLTNLETVLTWEGAIDNERIRQLLDVKAVWASRLLGELVKRMGRRARRASAHAPLEFADPHSARRSPDEYLRIVSTHQDRLIGGFVEDARVDLSAVAPQLFSTLFRAVKQQAGVQIVYRSMSSPAGSERIIFPHAFVRAPRRWHVRAWCAKRLGYRDFTLGRMASAELLDTPNSNPREGDAEWLRMLELVIVAHPALSISQQEMIAHEYFPGARAMRLRVRECLASYAIQDLRLALDASRQGPPDYQLLVSNAAKLPPLFGQKGNLT
- a CDS encoding GIY-YIG nuclease family protein is translated as MPVYFIGEDENGCSPIKIGVAKNIEVRKRNLQTGNPLELRLLGWIDTVDSFQLERHLHHHFEATRVRGEWFAIEPADILLILMRAGRDGFVAKNADAFQIVGYDRDAVPEYLGVWEWGDLEIDECCPFCGCFCGMHFQEASQMYHCLNCDTLSDFSELDPRNEEPED
- a CDS encoding large ATP-binding protein, translated to MAKESMEWLEAIASKANVDVARVEQVLTARHIVPTPVLPAPRRLKLLSISFGGVKREVVDEGSYTFEWKELSEGLWGMMTDRNLRGKSSIIEVVRWLMRGRPSPNLQDDVRAWIHNACLRLDLDGLEYQVQVDCRDGAKGALSRRTSATANATVIATFSSEKQFEMVMSDFFLRAFSMESIATWRESDSEDKSGQTVVHGWPALSGAMFIGTNYDVVLGDLPFTTGTQARLMQMYLGVPWVSTHASALAAQKLVDSGNNLEARRRGQSARAKQTRVGEIEAQLSEKRASLAALPSDEAIQVELSLLSGKYAEAKRREKAMQERASREAAAEQQASAAYLQDRRELQAHKDSTAAGSIFRMLDPTCCPRCDHEIDKERKKKETLSHSCSVCGESIASSEDADLLKAGLESSVKASKAAFDKAEKNRKQAEESLLTLQTDLEGIQSKTQELTEQLGAFDARKLLLNEVAMLEGRLEEARFDPGFSEAADDEPTVLKAIVSETESRSKAVRDEFLEEVSTSLLHYAQSFGMHSLSKAQLRGNANLLLVKGGADTSFSKVTKGERLRLKVATVLAMIQVGERRGIGRHPGLIMIDSPAAQEVAPEDLRGLLSGLKVVREELPHLQIFVAGITSTAMSEFIPPNCRKEASDGGYLW
- a CDS encoding AbiJ-NTD4 domain-containing protein — its product is MTDYFSDRENGPKARTDQSISPAVWAGLAASVQGLINSGAFGLRFPERCPDGQAICGCDSDSLAAAVVAEMPGLAWPLETTREVAEGLFSQREPFAPDTLLVLDFIEFVYAALAKPIPGKYHDFFSHHHLSFDQQAGQDEFRATINRIFARNGLAFEMLGTGRIVRVLPLVLGDELRRTAFDTGDRTLDNMLDECRVKFSDRSPLVRREALERLWDAWERLKSLADPGDKKRSVKIILDAAASESTLRARLEAEALELTSIGNSYLIRHSEVSQVPVIDVDQIDYLFYRLFAMIQLMLRKKE
- a CDS encoding ATP-dependent helicase, whose protein sequence is MTSTASPYLKAAEDFRGNEDQWRAYQSTGNCVILAGPGSGKTKTITVKIARVLAEDVHRPRRLACITYSNACVGELRSRLNKLGVNEGDHLLLSTVHSFCLTELVLPYAALAGLNVPDPLLVASPAQARKLFADANREQLRGNAPNWFRVACDKLRRTVPDKGSDEWRAWSARETAVVEAYETLLLQNGLIDFDGLVLAGLQLVEKHEWVRRAIQAKYPVIVIDEYQDLGLPLHRIVLALLRAGTRVVAVGDPDQSIYGFTGAKPSLLRALARLPKMESIRLKLNYRCADRIIAASMALLPEPAEFRSHDGRAGEILIHRLECNIREQADYALGTLVPALLAANPSWTHGDIALLYRTLNEGTPIAQAADALGLRYFRLDNGSPIKRTRLTEWLTDAARWCADGWQTGSVPLSQLLKAWRRLRRSVTRESELLAARKQLISALFSLRDGAQPLHRWLSVLRREALDELLREEPGLADEEDNLDDLMEAAAAGGPLRAFTVEIFGNQGKSPDQINLMTLHSSKGLEFQAVIMVGLENGVFPSGYDKTDEQLEEAARLFYVGVTRAKTQVHLTYDEDESPLITSVREAS